The following coding sequences lie in one Methanooceanicella nereidis genomic window:
- a CDS encoding PHP-associated domain-containing protein produces the protein MRKFDLHMHSKYSRDGILDPETIVKIALKRGLDGLAVTDHDTIRGGLAAKKVAPKGLEVICGCEVSTDRGDVIGLFLSEEIRSRCHIDVIEEIRSQGGVAIVPHPFDSMRGSAFWLREDDSRKIDGVEVMNARCIFRRSNNAAVDYADRYSLAKVGGSDAHFGAEIGNAGTLIPEDSDVRESILKNRTMAYGNISSPFFNFRTTALLMRRRIYKTRKDS, from the coding sequence ATGCGCAAATTCGATCTTCATATGCACTCAAAATACTCCAGGGACGGGATACTTGATCCGGAAACGATCGTCAAGATCGCGCTGAAGAGAGGCCTTGACGGGCTTGCGGTCACTGACCATGATACCATAAGGGGCGGACTTGCGGCAAAAAAGGTCGCGCCAAAAGGTCTCGAGGTCATTTGTGGCTGCGAAGTGAGTACGGACAGGGGGGACGTCATTGGGCTGTTCCTTAGCGAGGAGATAAGGTCCAGATGTCACATTGATGTCATAGAGGAGATACGATCCCAGGGCGGCGTGGCTATTGTCCCGCACCCGTTCGACAGTATGCGCGGCTCGGCTTTCTGGCTCAGGGAAGATGACTCGAGAAAGATCGACGGCGTGGAAGTGATGAACGCCCGCTGCATATTCAGGAGATCCAATAATGCCGCAGTAGATTATGCCGATAGGTATAGCCTGGCAAAAGTGGGCGGCAGCGATGCCCATTTTGGCGCAGAGATCGGAAATGCGGGCACTCTGATACCTGAAGATTCTGATGTCAGGGAGTCGATATTGAAAAACCGTACTATGGCATATGGAAACATCTCATCGCCGTTCTT